The DNA window CACAGGTCGGACCggagagacagaaatgtgtcaAGGTGTAGATCATAAAGTGGAACCTGAGAGGCCAGAAGCCGTCGACAACAGTGAAGAAGAATTAATGCAGGAGACAGAAAATGCAGAGAAGATAGAAAACTCACAAGAGATACAAGAGCTGGATGAAGAATTGGAGGACAAAAGTTGTTTGGAGCTACAAGATTGTGAAGAGACAACTTCACCACACCCTGAACGATCTGAGTGTGAGCAGCTGGAAATGATCAAAGAGCCTGAGCCTGCCCAAGCAGAGGAGGAACACTCTGACCAGTTAGGATGTCAACATCTGAAGGAGTCGCCAGAGATGGAACTAACAAACCAGTCAACCCGACCTGAAACTGCAATGCAGACAGAGGAGTGTACTCAGTCAGATGGGACAGTTTGTGTTGAAGCCAAAGACACCGAAGTCCcagaccagcagcagcagacggaGCCGCCCGAGCAGAATGAGCAGTCACCGCGATCGACTGATGTGTCTCATCCGACATTTTCTGAGCACCATGTGCTATCAGAGGACTCAGATGAGTCAGAAATAACAGAGCAGCTGTCTGCAGAGACTGAGGTCACACAGCAgacagcagaggcagcagaggcagcagagttaCAGCAGGTGGGCTCGCCCACGTTACATCAGGCTGATGAATTAAAAGGTCCTGAGGATGGAGGTGCGCGAACAGTGATGGCGAATGGAGAGAAACACAAGCTCCCTGAGACGCCCACGCGTCATATGAACGGGGGTGAGGTGGACAGAGAGATGGCCCGCAGCCTCGCTGAACGGCTGTTTAAGCTGGACGGGATCCAACCTGTAGATGTGGTGAAGCACTTAGATAAAGAGTAAGTGCATGTTTTTATGAATTTAAAATCTTTCAGTGTTGATAAGTGATGAATGATGAGCTTCGCAGCTAAACCCACAACTAGCCACAGCTATAAGGTTTTTCTGCTGCTTAGGGGGAGCTCCCAGGTGCAGATGTGTGTAAATGTCTTCGGTTCCTCTCTGTGCTACTAAAAATCCTGAAACtatataaacaaaatgtaacgtgattattaaatcaaaataaaaagctgacTTTTAATAATATCAACGTCATGGTTCCATCTCATCAAATATTGAGAGGTGCTCTCTTTTCCCTACATGTGATTTATTGCACATAAACAGCCAGATAACATTAAAAGAGCACTGAAAAGATTTTTTACACATTATCATCAAATGTGTCACAGGGAGGGCAGCTCAGCGTGTGAAAACagtgatgtttctttttctgtggttTTGGAGGAGTTTTGTAAAATTTGAGAAAATAAccatgatgatgtcatggttACCTTAgatacagatgaaaacagaaagtctGTGTTACTCACCAAGGGCGTTGAGGTTAAAACAGCTGCACATTTCCAGGCTTTAAGAGTCGTATAGTAAACTGCATTTTTGGAGTTTGACTTCCAGTAAGCACTAAAAGCCAGGGCATCTGATTTAGTGACTTCATAGTCTTGTGGGTCATATTTATGAGTTATTTGTGATTAAATTATGCAATTTGAAATTTTACTGGCCTGAGAAATCTTCACTGACTTCCTCTTTATGCTTGGACATCATATTCAAGAAGTCACATGATTTCTTTTTATCGTCCTTTACCCTCAGTTTAGCTTAAAAGTTGCATATCCTGTTCCCCTCCCGTTagagttttaaaataaatgattgagTTGAGTATATTGaaatacttgattttttttctctttgagacCTCAGCAaaacttattttgaaaataagtaaatatatttgatgaTCGAATTTCAAAGAAATTGCTGATAACCCTCATGCAGAtatttcttctgtctctgtgtagtAATGAATTCAGTCATGCTGTCGGAGAGGAATACCTGAAATTCTTTGACTTTACTGGGCAGACTCTGGATCACGCCCTGAGGTGAGAATTTACAGTGACAGAGCTTGGATTGTATGCAATGACAACTctcttacaaaaacaaaaaactcgTGAAACAACTTGTAAAACTTCTGCTTACTCTCGACGTCTCTTGCTCTCAGGTCTTTTCTGAAAGTGGTGGTACTGATAGGAGAGAGCCAGGAGAGGGAGcgtgtgctgcagcattttgccTGCCGCTTCCATCAGTGCAACCCTGATGCCTTCTCCTCTTCAGGTGAGTCTCTGTCACTGTTTACCTCGACATGTTTGATTCATGCTCAGAGATGCATCAGTGAGTCGTcaacacttcttttttatatccTCAGGGGCTGTGTTGGCTCTGACGTGTGCTTTAATGCTTCTCAACACTGACTTGCATGGGCAGGTGAGACACATTTATGtctgtaaaacaaatgtttaaagatataaaatgttgttttgacatgttctgtgtgtgtgtgtctacagcaTGTGGGAAAATCCATGTCCTCCTCTAAGTTTGTGTCCAACCTGGATGGGATGAACGAAGGTGAAAACTTCAGCAAGGATCTCCTGAAAGTAATGGCTTTATTACATTTCTCAGAAAACCCATTTTATGGAAATGGAAAGGTCAAATCCCTGTTGGTGAAAATGTTAATgattttttcttctccatttACATTTTAGAGTCTTCATAATTCCATCAAGAGTGAGCCGCTGGAATGGGCTGTGTAAGTGGACAGTCGTCATTTCACCCTCACTTGATTTGTTCTCTCTCATCGAATGTTCCTTTGTCATATCTTTCACATCACGTCTCCTCTCACACGTAACaacctccctctgtgtgtcgAAGGGATGAGGACATGTTGAAGAGCTCTGTGTTGCTGGAAGAAGAAGTGGGAGATGATGCGCAGCTCCGCTCGACAGCCAACCCCTTCCAAGTTGTTGCTCACGACAAAAACGCCTCAGTGGTCAAAGAGGGATTCCTACTTAGAAAACTCCACGCAGACATCGACGGCAAACGCAGTGAGCATGACTTATTTTGCCTCTCAGGTTTTCATTAAAGGTTAAAATATGTTGTCTGGTACATAGAAAGTAGTAGATCCTACGTGTGGTGGGGTCACATAAGAACTTCACTTTCCTGCACTACATACTAGCATTATAGTATTTTGATCACTTCAGAGCtgagctgtgtgttttattgtggaggGTGTAGACTTGTCTTTAGTCTGTAATCTTCACTTACCTGCtaaatgtttatgtgtttcAGCTCCatgggggaaaagaggctggaaGACTTTCTATGGAGTCCTGAGGGGAATGGTTCTGTACTTACAGAAGGTCAGTGACTCAGCTAACTGTGCTTATTATGTGAAAATTGTTTTGTAtgtaaattataaaatacatttctgacaTATGGGTTTGTGGTGTGTCAGGATGATTACAGGAGGGATCAGCAGATGAATGAGGAGGTGGTGAGTGTGCACCACTCGGTGGCTGAGCAGGCAGTCGATTACACAAAGAAGCCGCATGTGTTACGTTTGCAGACGGCTGATTGGAGGGTTTTCCTATTTCAGGCCTCGTAAGTCGCGATGCAGCTGGAACCAGTATGTACAATGTATGTGTGTCCAACGGTCAGAGTCACAGCGCTGGTGTTTTGTGCTCAGATCTATATTGGAGATGAAGTCTTGGATCAACCGCTTCAACCTGGTTTCGGCTCTCCACTCATCGCCTCCGTTTCCTGCTGCTGTCGGCTCCCAGAGGAAGTTCTTCAGGCCGATCCTTCCCGCCTCGCAGTCTGCTCACACTCTGGTACACACTCTTACTTCTCGTTCTATAATTTCCCTTGAAGTAAAAGTTATTTTACCacatttttacttaatttttccctttttttataCCATATCTGAGTGTTTCATCAGTAAACATTGAAATACCTTCTGCAaagttgttttaatttcagttttctacTTTCAACAGTTGCATAGTTGAAATTAAAGTCAAATGTTTGGATGAGTCAAGGATGTAATCTTGTAGCAGAGCTTAGTATAGAAATGACTAGACATACATTATATCTTTGATGATGATACACATCTGAACCATGCACCCTCTGGGATTACTTCACCCCGGCAGCTGAAGTATGAGAAggataatttatttattcaacagGCATAATTCAGATAAATATTCTTACACAAACAGTCCAATAGTTGTAATGTATATAAtgtctaaataaaacaaatttgcaGCTGCGACCCTGATAATAATTTCCACCCTTTATATCTGATTGTTCCTCGGTAGGATTTGCATAAATCgcatttgcatttttcttttactaTGTGTAACTTTCCGTGCAGGAACGTCAGTTGCAGTTTCATGCAGGAAAGCTTGAGTCCTTCAAAGCCGACCTGTTGAACCTGCAGCACAATGCTCCAGAGAGCCGAAAAGCCAGAGCCAAGGAGCTGGAGGGGCATCGAGTCAGAGCAGAGTACCTGCAGTACGAGGTAGAGGAGGTGTCCTGAGTGAATGTGCATACGTAAatacagatacatatatataaatatatgtatgagTGTCAGTGACCCATGATTGACCCTGCATTCTCTTGTGCAAACCCTACAGATGTGTCGCTACGAGATCTACATCCAGGTGCTGGAGGCTTGGAAGAAGGTGGAGAAGACGGGCAACAATGCATTGAGCACTGCAGAGCTGAACCTGTTCGATAAAGCCCTGTGTGCAGACTCTGTGGGGGACGAAGAGGACGGCGGACTGAAAAAGTCCTACTCCAGCCCTTCTCTGGAGCAGGACATCACTCCCACAGTGGTCAAAGTCAGACGCAACATCTCTGAAAGACGGACGTATCGCAGGACTATCATCCCTCGGTGGAATAAAGAGGCCTGAGAGGTATTCTTACTCAGAGACTGCTGACTTGACTTCAATTGTTTTAGGTTGTGGAAGCACTGAACACAGAAGCAGGGAAGACACCcaagttaaatttaaaagcCATCTGGGCAAGTTGTGTagatttatttgcatttttatccTGTGCACTTTTTCAAGAAATTTACCTCAGGGAATCCCCAACTCTCAAGACTCTTTTACTATTGAGGGGAGAACCTGACACTTCTGTTGAGTGACTCATAATGTCTGCTCCTAATTTATTTAGTtgtctttaaaacaaaaaacaaaatttcTTTGTATTAAAACTCAAAATGGTACAAAATCtgttacatttgaaatgtcacaCTTTGGGCAACAGTTGTGCCTTTTAAAATGCAAACCACAAGAGGGTGCTGTAGTACAGGacatgtgtgagtgaatgtcGGGGACAGGCCATTCTGTCAGAAACTTGTTTTAATAATTGCACTTTTGCTGTTCTTAATATTTTTGCATCCATTGTTTGTTGCCACTGTTTCATACTTTGTTCATATGAAGGatttatttctgaaatgttatgtttttttctctgtaggagaaaaataaaatatcacttGTATTTATCATTCCCATcttttcctaaccctaatcacatccTGCAGGCGGAGCTCTTTGGAGCCCGGGGtcacctgcagctgctctgtcacAGTTTTCCTGTGCTCCTGAGCCAAGTTAAAATCTTATGATGTTTGAAACAGGGGGGGGGTACTTGAGCAGCCTTCTGAACTGTAATTTGCATGCTGTAGTTCACCTCCACCACCAGAACGAGAAGGCGCTTGACGTCATCATCATAGTCTTCTAATTCAAGCTCCCAGAAGTGCACTCTTACTGCATCTGTGCTGTTCTCTGTTATTTCCTCTTCAGTCGCTTTAGATGGGATCCTTGTTACGTCCTGAAGCCTTAAAAGTTCAGTCAGCAGTGAAACCTTGACCTCAAGAGCTGTTATGCCGGGGACCTGCAGAGCCCATTCATATATGGGTGTGTCAAACAGCATCCTGATGCTTCCACTTTTAATTCAGTTCATGGATATTGTCGctgtatatttaaaatacagacaACGATCAAAGTGGGCAGGAAACTTTTCTGACTATTTTAAGTTCACTAATAGACTTGAGATTATAGagaagtcaaacacacacacacactaatcacagctgaatgcctaaccctaaaagcatcAACCTTAAGCCattctcttttatttcatcACTTCCTGAGCTATAGGGAAAAGTCATGTGACAACCTGGACAAATCAGAacctaaaaactaaaaacaaatctcaaacagccctttgaaaaagtgGGGACCGGCCAAAAATCTGAcctcacaaatatatatttacgagctcacacacacacacacacacacacacacacacacacacacacacacacacacacacacactcggaacACACACATTGCTCACACAGGAATGTGAGGTGACAATAGGAAACGCAATGAAGAGCACAGACAATACAGACGGGGGACACACAGTTCTGTCTGAACTGGATGGAGGTGATAGGGGTATAAGCTGAGGTTCCATTGGTCCTGAAGCTCCTTGTTCTTCCTGTCTCCCACCTGCACCTACAGACATTAGGACAAACTCAGGATCTGATCCATCTCCACTCATAATGCTCAACTTGTCCTCTGAATGGAAACAGTCTCCATTCATCCACAGGAATAACAAAGGCTCATTAAGATAAAGTCAGATTCTGCAGATGAGGTTGACTGATGGGCCGTAGGAGTGACAGGGGCCCCGGGGCCATCACAGCACCTTCAGTGGAGCGGGCGGGGGGGCGGCCCTGCTAAGAGAAAGGCGACGCCATCTCAGCTAACCTACATGCTCTCGGGCCTGTGACGAAATGTTACGACGGGAGGCAGCCATTagttcctgttttgttttgttttttagatcAAATTGAAATGTTTGATAATTTGGGTTTAAAGCTTGTTTGTGTGGTGCTGGCGTCACAGTGGAGCTCTTGACTGAAGCTCTCATGGTCTGCAGACCATGACTTCAACAGTGGTGGTGGTCTTGTTTTGGAGTGCCACCTTTCTCCACCGCTCCAACAACGACGACAACAATAATGACCGGCTGGAGCAGCAGGGGCTGCATCAGCGGCTGGGTTCAGAGGGCATCCTTCCCAAGGAATCGGCCTGTTTTTGTTCCATCTGCGCCACCCCACTCCCCGAGCTTTGTGCGACTCAGTCAGGCCTGGGTGGGTAATTAAAAAGGCAAGAGCTCAAGTTGTGATCATTAGGGGCTTGTCCAGCATGAGCGCTGAAAAAAGACCTCGACATGCAGGGTCACTTCTGCCCccttttttcatctttctccactctcctcctccccctcgctCACATTGTTGCTTTGAATGTTGCTCAACAATCACAAAAGCCCTGAAATGCTCAGGAAATATAAACCACAAACATAAACTGAGCTGTAGACGCTgtgagatcttttttttttttctgccctcAATCCTTCCGGATGGGTGTTCTCTATCTGCTGCTGACGCCTCGCACGCTCTACTTGCTACATTTAATCTCTTATATGCATAAACACTTAATTTCTTCTACTCctgatatttgaaaaaaaaaaaagaaagtttcatCTCCcccttctctgtttctctttctccatcttaaGCTCTTGACTCATGCTGTTGGGATGTGGCTCTCTCCATCCAGGGCCCTCGAAATCTCTCTGCGGTGCTTTCAggggttttgtttttccactcaGACTCCGCTCGCCTCTTTCACCGAGACACAGACTCCACTCTTACTCTCTCCTGCCTCTTATCCAGCGTCCACTTGTGCCCACTCCCGTACTTTTCTGTCTGCAAAGACCCAAACACACTCCGTACATTCGGATTACAAATGGGTGTCATTTTCCTTTTCAGTGGGAGTGATATTCTTTTATTGCTTGTAGTTGTTTTCAAAGAGATGGGaggcactgaaaaaaaaaaaccctcccatccctctttttctcccagaCTGCACCCATTAGCGTAGCTTTTCTCAAAcccagacattttcattttatttgccaATCAGACCCAGTCTGAACATGAATCACTTTAGATTTTATCATAACCGAGCCTTCGTGGCCCTTTTTTAACAAATGAAGGCTTTTGTAGCAAAGGAGCGTCTGATTGAAAGAGTCCAGGCGAGTGCCTTGCTTAAGGGCTTTTCAAAGCGTGACCTCTCTTTGCCCTTtcctcttccacacacactccttcccTGACAACACTCCTCGGGCACAGGCGCAGCAGCTTTTAAGATGCAGGACAAACACAGCGGACGGGATCTAAAAGTCGGTACTCCGTGGGTTAATGCGACGTATGGGGCCGAGCAAAGAGCGCTTGCGAGCTAATCTCCTCCATCTTATCTCGATTCATTTTCGGCTCTGACCGGAATCTGGTTTTTACTCCAGAATCAAATTCACATCTctgaacatttgcatttattctttctttattcTTCAATACGTAATCGACTGTGTGCAAGTCGGGGATAAATCAGCACAATCGAGATGTGTGTGCGATGTTGAATGTttgtcagcccccccccccgggcCTCCGCAGGTCAACCCTCTCCCTCAGGGCAGTACCTGATACCTGGCAGATTTTATccacctcagtgtgtgtgtgtagtgttgaatgtgtgtgtgctttgaaaGGTGTGTTTTTCTTGATGTCTCCCAGTCAATAGTAGCTTCCTGCCTTTAGGGCTCGTGTGTTGTTTAATAGGCCGGTATGACACAGGGCACCTGTGTTTCCTCCCTCCTGTTCCTACACAGAAACAGCCTCTGTTTGGCCATTTTGCTCTGTTTGACTGGCACATTTGTTCCACTATGGTTAAAGTGGAGGAGATAAGATAACCTCTTGAAACCTGAGCAAGGTGTTGTAACTTGAAGTCTGTTCAGGTGTTCTGAGGCCTTTTCTCTGGCCTGTGATTAAAAATAGTCTCTGATAGAGATTGGGTTGTTCAGTCCACCACTTTGGTTCAGACAGAAATATCAATATCAaacaactttgttttttgtgcCACCGTGAAGGGGACACTTGTGGCTTGTAGTAAAATCTCTTGACAGCTATTTAACATATACGTTTCTTTGACCTCAGACATGGCTGCTCATCACACATTTCAACTTATTTTCAaggtttgttattttcaaatGCATTACAAGCTGGAAAGTGTGTCATTGCCTCATGTTGAGTTGCCATGAAATTTGTAATTTTTCATGGAACCCAGATGATGTATTGTTTAGGTTTTGGTTGTCCCAGATCTTTCCATTAGTGGCTTCATCTTGTGCTTGTTGGACTGATGATTTGCAAAGTTACAAGCGTTGTCAGAAAAAGCCTTGATCCCTATTTCTGAAGTCAGACAGTCACGGTGGGATCAGGTTTCTGATGCTGCGTCAAACACTTCAGTCGTAGCACTGAGCCCTTTAGTTGTTTTAAGTATATGAAGCCAAACATTTGTTGCAAATTTGACATAGCAGCATGAGAATCTCTCACTTTGAAAGAGCTCCAAAATATTTGCTAAATATTCAGAGAAAAGGATGGTTCAGGGGAAGGGCTCAGAATAATCAGCCTCGCTTTGTCCAAAAACAATTCATAAGCAAGGTAACGGGTTCACTCGCGCAATCTGGGTTCTCTCGAGGGCCACAAAAAGCCTGAACTGGGCGGGGCCGACACAGCAGCGCTGCCATTCACGGTTTAAAACAACGACGTGTTCTGCAGCTCATTTGGACAGACAAATTCTGTCAGCCTGCATAATACTGATTCGCCAGGCTGGATTGGTTGGCCGGTGTCTCGAGCCCAGAGATAAGTGGAGAACTTTCCAGATGACTGGCGCAGGACAACCCCGACCCGTCATCCCACTGATTGCCACACACTCCTCTGCTGCCTTTTTGGCAGCAATTTCTCCAGGGCCCCCCCATTCTGTCTTTGCGTTTGTCCCATAATGGTAATGGGACACATGCCTTCTCgtctacacacagacacatatagaGAGACATTCTTGCCCTGTctctcaatcacacacacacgcacacacacacacacacacagtgttagcATGGCTCTGTGTTAAGTGTAGTAAGTCCCGGTTGCCCCATCCTGCCAGCTTTGTCTGTCCTCAGCTGTTCCGGCCCGGTGCCTGTATTGTGCTGCCGGGCTCATTACCAGAAGCACTGTGGCCCGAATCCTCCCTGCTAATAGgcccagagagagacagagaggagttatttctgctgctgtagcagtataatgttttgttttttactcatTTGGCAGTGAGACTGTTAATGTTTAACGTTTGCGGCCGTTATTTCTCTGGCCGTCCGTCAGCTGGCTGAGGAATCTGAAACTGGGTTCGGTTAAAAGGTCTGCCTCTGTGGCTGTGAGGCACATCCACTTAACAGCTCctctgtatgtatgaatgtatatggatgtgtgtgtgttctgcatgcctgagcaggagggggggggtgtttggAAAGAatgagtgtccagtcagttgatGGGCTGTCTGGAGTGGGCCAGGCCACTTGGACAACAATGGGATGAAGTGCAGCTATTGTTTAAAGTTTACAGGGCGGTACGCGGCGTGTACAGTGTGGCTGCAGGAGAGGGATACAAAGAGAGGGTGTAAAGAGGTGAGTCagggaaatgttgaaatgtgaGGAGGGTGAAGGCttggagagacagggagaaagaCGAGTGCATACTGTAAACAGAGAGACGTCACGGCCGCTCTTCATCAGCGGACAGATGCTGCTCCGACTGCACTGATATTGAGGACTTTAAGTGATTGTCTCAGAAGTCAGACAAAAGCCTTCATACGGTCTGATTCCGGAGTTATATTATTAGGTTTGAGAGTTTCCTCAGTGATGAATTAGGCCATGAACTGCACAAAAGTTTGTGAACAGGAAATCTCCGCAGAGGTTCCAGTGGTCTAATGAGACCAAACAAGGGGCCTCGGTCAAAGAGAATAAAACCCAGAGTTCAAGTGCACATTCGTTTTCCccacagctaaaaaaaaaaggtagcctgtcaaaattaacacatatAGACTTAAATCTgttgtatttaaaatgaaatattaaatacaggtgaacaatgaaaaacatttagaaggaaacaaaaaatgaaaatcattggaatatttcatcttttttatttatatacctTTAGACCTGaatagattttgttttaaataatctaTATTACACATACTACTTATGTAGGCCTATGTAGCACATTTATTGGCAGGTTCGCACTCATTCATATTATTCATCACAGACTATAATTCAAAGGAATCATGAGGAAGATTATGAGCTATGATGTAAAGCTCCAGAACACACTGATTCATCTCCTTCACATTGAAGTCCCTTCAGATTAGACACATTCAGCTCCTATATATTTTGAGTGTAAATTATTTAAAGTATCAGTTTGTTTGATTGACACGTGCGAATaaatagattattattattattattattattattattattactactatgTCACGTGCTGTGTGTGGGGGGTCTCGCGCGCACGGCCTCCCACTCCGTCATCCTCGCGGGGCCGCGCGTGTCCCGCGCGCGGTGGCACCAGGTGGGCCGCGGCACCGGCGAACCGTGGCCTCGTTAACGCGCCGCAGTAATGAGGCCGCAAAGAGCCACGCAGCGACTGCAAATAAAACTAcatgatgcagaaaataaaagaccAAATTAAACAGATGCGCGTGTTTTCAGGATCATTGGTTTCGTCCTTTTAAAAATGCCCTGAGCtgcaagaaaaaggaaaaaagatttCAGGTTAAGCAGCAGAAGACCAGTGTTtagaatattattaataataataatgttaataatatCGCAATCAGCGTTGAATACATATAGTTTTGGAAAAGTTTCATTACAGTTACCTTAG is part of the Paralichthys olivaceus isolate ysfri-2021 chromosome 18, ASM2471397v2, whole genome shotgun sequence genome and encodes:
- the LOC109642448 gene encoding PH and SEC7 domain-containing protein 3, translating into MEEEIICSSLLHSTDSVLQQPQQDSWTSAGHHYSEEQEITVLDETETDGEIIQAHGTDELALSPKTGRETPEEAEHWEHIICPVRPSAPLSFATVQWDMPDPFTEKPLLVTDSGLANELDSSGMTSLGTTSPSLQQSEDDIAELFITAEREEQDWFDSQLLSSEWTGNSSEPCDAANVQKPIAQEKEDSTHELNEIPLETDSEDEDRCSVTSDPVETLDIIDTVGEAEGSEDEVNCLVDEKPEEEPEELSILLTAQGDSEEQQHLVNGEEIDEEGKEGQEEEEEQRVTNLFYAGEGEEAKAVSCPSDVEVSAEPLQNEDTGLTPDKLINLHPSEDEIRHSGTEEDVEVQEQLHEDSTGRTGETEMCQGVDHKVEPERPEAVDNSEEELMQETENAEKIENSQEIQELDEELEDKSCLELQDCEETTSPHPERSECEQLEMIKEPEPAQAEEEHSDQLGCQHLKESPEMELTNQSTRPETAMQTEECTQSDGTVCVEAKDTEVPDQQQQTEPPEQNEQSPRSTDVSHPTFSEHHVLSEDSDESEITEQLSAETEVTQQTAEAAEAAELQQVGSPTLHQADELKGPEDGGARTVMANGEKHKLPETPTRHMNGGEVDREMARSLAERLFKLDGIQPVDVVKHLDKDNEFSHAVGEEYLKFFDFTGQTLDHALRSFLKVVVLIGESQERERVLQHFACRFHQCNPDAFSSSGAVLALTCALMLLNTDLHGQHVGKSMSSSKFVSNLDGMNEGENFSKDLLKSLHNSIKSEPLEWAVDEDMLKSSVLLEEEVGDDAQLRSTANPFQVVAHDKNASVVKEGFLLRKLHADIDGKRTPWGKRGWKTFYGVLRGMVLYLQKDDYRRDQQMNEEVVSVHHSVAEQAVDYTKKPHVLRLQTADWRVFLFQASSILEMKSWINRFNLVSALHSSPPFPAAVGSQRKFFRPILPASQSAHTLERQLQFHAGKLESFKADLLNLQHNAPESRKARAKELEGHRVRAEYLQYEMCRYEIYIQVLEAWKKVEKTGNNALSTAELNLFDKALCADSVGDEEDGGLKKSYSSPSLEQDITPTVVKVRRNISERRTYRRTIIPRWNKEA